One Halobacterium sp. DL1 DNA window includes the following coding sequences:
- a CDS encoding MFS transporter — translation MSTPSAGSDAGRVRLFGSLLALVFLVNFGRVVFAPLVAPLESEFMASEAAVGLVATLAWLGSALPRLPTGYLLTRVERHRVVLGTGLLLAVSSLGMTFAPTIEFVMLGALLVGLASGAYFVAANPLISELFPQRVGRVVGVHGTASQLAAVVAPVLVGLLLARYDWRAPFWLLSAAALVVTAVIYVFAGRADLPEAGNADRNLLGAIRRQYRIVLLGVVVVGTAGFVWNGFFNFYIKYLTSTKDVSAGTAQTLLTVVFAAGVPAFWYTGRLADRFRHVPLMLTVLGGFVLSLLAMTVVESVVGVALVSFVLGYAIHSLFPAIDTFLLDSLPDADRASAYAGYSGAMMVAQAFGSVVVGTLLGMEYGYDLVFRVGALGVGVLLVGLVVLYRADRLPAGAS, via the coding sequence GTGTCCACTCCGTCAGCCGGGAGCGACGCGGGGCGCGTCCGCCTGTTCGGGTCGCTGCTCGCGCTCGTGTTCCTCGTGAACTTCGGGCGCGTCGTCTTCGCGCCGCTCGTCGCACCCCTCGAGTCGGAGTTCATGGCGAGCGAAGCGGCCGTCGGCCTCGTCGCGACGCTGGCGTGGCTCGGCAGCGCGCTCCCGCGCCTGCCGACGGGCTACCTGCTGACGCGCGTCGAGCGCCACCGGGTCGTCCTCGGGACGGGCCTCCTGCTCGCCGTCTCCTCGCTGGGGATGACGTTCGCGCCCACCATCGAGTTCGTGATGCTCGGCGCGCTGCTCGTCGGCCTCGCCTCGGGGGCGTACTTCGTCGCGGCGAACCCCCTCATCAGCGAACTGTTCCCCCAGCGCGTCGGCCGCGTCGTCGGCGTCCACGGCACCGCCTCGCAGCTAGCGGCCGTCGTCGCGCCCGTGCTCGTGGGGCTGTTGCTCGCGCGCTACGACTGGCGCGCGCCGTTCTGGCTGCTCTCCGCGGCCGCCCTCGTCGTCACCGCCGTCATCTACGTCTTCGCGGGGCGCGCTGACCTGCCGGAGGCCGGGAACGCCGACCGCAACCTGCTCGGCGCCATCCGCCGCCAGTACCGCATCGTCCTGCTCGGCGTCGTCGTCGTCGGCACCGCCGGCTTCGTCTGGAACGGCTTCTTCAACTTCTACATCAAGTACCTCACTAGCACGAAGGACGTCTCCGCGGGGACGGCCCAGACGCTGCTCACCGTCGTGTTCGCGGCCGGTGTCCCCGCGTTCTGGTACACCGGCCGCCTCGCCGACCGCTTCCGCCACGTCCCACTGATGCTGACGGTGCTCGGCGGCTTCGTCCTCTCCCTGCTGGCGATGACCGTCGTCGAGAGCGTGGTCGGCGTGGCGCTCGTCTCGTTCGTGCTCGGCTACGCCATCCACAGCCTCTTCCCGGCCATCGACACGTTCCTGCTCGACAGCCTCCCGGACGCCGACCGCGCCAGCGCGTACGCCGGCTACAGCGGGGCGATGATGGTCGCGCAGGCGTTCGGGAGCGTCGTCGTCGGCACGCTGCTCGGGATGGAGTACGGCTACGACCTCGTCTTCCGCGTCGGCGCCCTCGGTGTCGGCGTGCTCCTCGTCGGCCTGGTCGTCCTCTACCGGGCCGACCGCCTGCCCGCTGGCGCAAGCTAG
- a CDS encoding glycosyl transferase family 2, whose amino-acid sequence MDYTQERVATLHDYGGANPAAPTDRAAVVVPMTDREYAGLAPERVFSELETVDPAEVVVPLRAPAERVPEFRAWLDGFDVDLTVLWCDGPRVESLLAEADLDGARGKGRDVWLALGVAADNDYVVVHDADTTTYEARDVRKLLFPLSAGFEFSKGYYARVENDRLYGRLFRLFYEPLVAALDDAHDHEVLSFLGAFRYALAGECAMTGDVARGLRVQRKWGLEVGTLGEAFRLAGTEGAAQVDLGRYEHDHRAVSGPTGLSEMSEGVGSALFRALEDAGVDVEYDTLPERYLDHAERFVRAYGADAAFNDLDYDAADERQQTETYAGAIDAPGPDTRLPAWEDAPLDPDEVAAAAAADAED is encoded by the coding sequence ATGGACTACACGCAGGAGCGCGTGGCGACGCTCCACGACTACGGGGGTGCCAACCCGGCCGCGCCGACGGACCGCGCCGCCGTGGTGGTGCCGATGACGGACCGGGAGTACGCCGGTCTCGCCCCCGAGCGCGTCTTCTCGGAGCTGGAGACCGTCGACCCCGCGGAGGTCGTGGTGCCGCTGCGCGCGCCCGCCGAGCGCGTCCCCGAGTTCCGGGCGTGGCTCGACGGATTCGACGTCGACCTCACCGTGCTCTGGTGTGACGGCCCGCGCGTCGAATCGCTGCTCGCGGAGGCGGACCTCGACGGCGCGCGCGGGAAGGGCCGGGACGTCTGGCTGGCGCTCGGCGTCGCCGCCGACAACGACTACGTGGTCGTCCACGACGCAGACACGACGACGTACGAGGCCCGCGACGTCCGCAAACTCCTGTTCCCGCTCTCGGCGGGCTTCGAGTTCTCGAAGGGCTACTACGCCCGCGTGGAGAACGACCGGCTGTACGGCCGGCTGTTCCGCCTGTTCTACGAGCCACTCGTGGCCGCCCTGGACGACGCCCACGACCACGAGGTGCTGTCGTTCCTCGGCGCGTTCCGCTACGCGCTCGCCGGGGAGTGCGCGATGACCGGCGACGTCGCCCGCGGGCTCCGCGTGCAGCGCAAGTGGGGTCTCGAGGTCGGGACGCTCGGTGAGGCGTTCCGCCTCGCGGGGACCGAGGGCGCTGCGCAGGTGGACCTCGGGCGCTACGAGCACGACCACCGCGCTGTCTCCGGACCGACCGGACTCTCAGAGATGAGCGAGGGCGTCGGGAGCGCGCTGTTCCGCGCGCTCGAGGACGCCGGCGTGGACGTCGAGTACGACACGCTGCCCGAGCGCTACCTGGACCACGCCGAACGGTTCGTGCGGGCCTACGGCGCCGACGCCGCGTTCAACGACCTGGACTACGACGCCGCGGACGAGCGACAACAGACCGAGACGTACGCCGGGGCCATCGACGCGCCCGGTCCGGATACCCGCCTGCCGGCCTGGGAGGACGCGCCCCTCGACCCCGACGAGGTCGCGGCGGCCGCCGCGGCGGACGCGGAGGATTGA
- a CDS encoding NUDIX hydrolase, whose amino-acid sequence MDLSRVAAHRPKQITDEERDAAVLVPVVEREAGPALLFTMRADHLGEHPGQMSFPGGGREPSDADLRETAAREADEEIGLRREELSFVGQLDDISTVSSYAVTPFVGRVPDRDYVPDEREVDEVVVLPISGLTEPANYELEKRRHPSYGEALVHFFHVNDYTVWGATGRMLVQFLELACDWTPPDRDPDVVEMDPDV is encoded by the coding sequence ATGGACCTCTCGCGGGTGGCCGCCCACCGTCCGAAGCAGATCACGGACGAGGAGCGGGACGCGGCGGTGCTCGTCCCCGTCGTCGAGCGCGAGGCGGGCCCCGCGCTGCTGTTCACGATGCGCGCCGACCACCTCGGCGAACACCCCGGCCAGATGAGTTTCCCGGGTGGCGGCCGGGAGCCAAGCGACGCGGACCTCCGGGAGACGGCGGCCCGCGAGGCCGACGAGGAGATCGGTCTGCGCCGCGAGGAGCTCTCCTTCGTCGGGCAACTGGACGACATCAGCACCGTCAGCAGCTACGCCGTGACGCCGTTCGTCGGCCGCGTCCCGGACCGCGACTACGTTCCCGACGAGCGCGAGGTCGACGAGGTCGTCGTGCTCCCGATATCGGGGCTCACGGAGCCGGCGAACTACGAACTCGAGAAGCGCCGCCACCCGTCGTACGGCGAGGCGCTCGTCCACTTCTTCCACGTCAACGACTACACCGTCTGGGGGGCCACCGGCCGCATGCTCGTGCAGTTCCTCGAACTCGCCTGCGACTGGACGCCGCCCGACCGCGACCCGGACGTCGTCGAGATGGACCCGGACGTGTAG
- a CDS encoding phytoene dehydrogenase — protein sequence MSDSPTVAVLGGGIGGLTAAHELAERGFDVTVYEANDRVGGKARSIPISDDEAGLLGEHGFRFFPAYYRNVVDTMERIPDGDGTVADHLVATSETLVAGTGDLAVRASTERPSTPREWLDAFRPQIAGGSVPRHEIAHFLSRLAVLLTSCRERREDEFERTSWWEFIDAAEMSPAYQKHLAASTQALVALRPEVGSARTVGTIYLQLLFGQFDPDRPAERVLDGPTSEVWFDPWVAYLRDLGVSIELEAPVTAIESDGERVTGAVVDGERVTADYYVAALPVEVMRRLVTPDLRRAAPSLAGVDHVETAWMNGVQFYLDRDVPIVGGHAVYVDSPWALTSISQRQFWVDHDPVARSGGEVEGVLSVIASDWDTPGVLYGKPARECTREEVVEEIWAQVQSHLGPEELPDEARVSHFLDPALGQGEGGLTNDAPLVINTVGSLRHRPEAGTEAENFVLAADYVRVETDLATMEAANEAGRRAANAVLSRSRVHARPCEVWGLDEPAVFDPLKRQDRLRYELGLPHPGEVGHDAWAVLNSLRP from the coding sequence ATGTCCGACTCGCCGACCGTCGCAGTACTCGGGGGAGGAATCGGCGGCCTGACCGCGGCCCACGAGCTCGCCGAGCGCGGCTTCGACGTGACCGTCTACGAGGCCAACGACCGCGTCGGCGGGAAGGCCCGCTCCATCCCGATATCGGACGACGAGGCGGGGCTGCTGGGCGAGCACGGCTTCCGCTTCTTCCCCGCCTACTACCGCAACGTCGTGGACACGATGGAGCGCATCCCGGACGGTGACGGGACCGTCGCGGACCACCTTGTCGCGACCAGCGAGACGCTCGTCGCGGGGACCGGTGACCTCGCGGTCCGCGCGTCCACGGAGCGCCCGTCGACGCCCCGCGAGTGGTTGGACGCCTTCCGGCCCCAGATCGCGGGCGGCTCCGTGCCGCGCCACGAGATAGCCCACTTCCTCTCGCGGCTCGCCGTGTTGCTGACGAGCTGCCGGGAGCGCCGCGAGGACGAGTTCGAGCGCACGTCGTGGTGGGAGTTCATCGACGCCGCGGAGATGTCCCCCGCGTACCAGAAACACCTCGCGGCGTCCACGCAGGCGCTGGTCGCGCTCCGGCCGGAGGTGGGGAGCGCGCGCACCGTCGGCACCATCTACCTCCAGTTGCTGTTCGGCCAGTTCGACCCCGACAGGCCCGCCGAGCGCGTGCTCGACGGCCCGACGAGCGAGGTGTGGTTCGACCCGTGGGTCGCGTACCTCCGCGACCTGGGCGTCTCCATCGAACTCGAGGCCCCCGTCACGGCCATCGAGAGCGACGGCGAGCGGGTGACCGGCGCCGTGGTGGACGGCGAGCGCGTCACCGCGGACTACTACGTCGCCGCGCTCCCCGTGGAGGTGATGCGGCGCCTCGTCACGCCCGACCTGCGCCGCGCCGCGCCCTCCCTGGCGGGCGTCGACCACGTCGAGACCGCGTGGATGAACGGCGTCCAGTTCTACCTCGACCGCGACGTCCCCATCGTGGGCGGACACGCCGTCTACGTCGACTCGCCGTGGGCGCTCACGTCCATCAGCCAGCGCCAGTTCTGGGTCGACCACGACCCCGTCGCGCGCTCCGGCGGCGAGGTCGAGGGCGTGCTCTCCGTCATCGCCTCCGACTGGGACACCCCCGGCGTGCTGTACGGCAAGCCCGCCAGGGAGTGCACGCGCGAGGAGGTCGTCGAGGAGATCTGGGCGCAGGTGCAGTCCCACCTCGGCCCCGAGGAACTTCCCGACGAGGCCCGCGTCTCGCACTTCCTCGACCCGGCGCTCGGGCAGGGAGAGGGCGGACTGACGAACGACGCGCCGCTGGTCATCAACACGGTGGGGAGCCTCCGCCACCGGCCCGAGGCCGGGACGGAGGCCGAGAACTTCGTGCTCGCGGCCGACTACGTGCGCGTCGAGACGGACCTGGCGACGATGGAGGCCGCCAACGAGGCCGGCCGCCGAGCCGCCAACGCGGTCCTCTCCCGGTCCCGCGTGCACGCCCGCCCCTGTGAGGTGTGGGGGCTGGACGAACCCGCCGTCTTCGACCCGCTGAAGCGCCAGGACAGGCTCCGCTACGAACTCGGCCTCCCCCATCCCGGCGAGGTGGGCCACGACGCCTGGGCGGTTCTCAACTCGCTGCGGCCGTAA
- a CDS encoding luciferase produces MLRSDSHAAVAGVDAVALKPAETDYRRIPELHEALDTVVIDYEGHEHLPEFDAVADLANGDREVRLTTPVRADGFDPLGDDSLATELPEHVGRVVVAGHGAYLSEAEAERAVAPRFGAAVTADADAWVGTEGVERAALATGATQFELLARQTERAVRSLRAAGYDGEIAVYAPTVLSDDENEILDAVGAYTARRKPVARALPDGAAADGTADGRAREVLSKAVRDYALVGDEETVRERVEALREAGVDTVVAYPAAGIDAFLA; encoded by the coding sequence GTGTTGAGAAGCGACAGCCACGCCGCGGTCGCGGGCGTCGACGCCGTCGCGCTGAAACCCGCCGAGACTGACTACCGACGCATCCCGGAGCTCCACGAGGCGCTCGACACGGTTGTCATCGACTACGAGGGCCACGAGCACCTCCCGGAGTTCGACGCCGTCGCGGACCTCGCGAACGGCGACCGCGAGGTTCGGCTCACGACGCCCGTCCGCGCGGACGGCTTCGACCCTCTCGGAGACGACTCGCTGGCCACCGAACTCCCCGAGCACGTCGGTCGCGTGGTCGTCGCCGGCCACGGCGCCTACCTCTCCGAGGCCGAGGCCGAGCGCGCGGTCGCTCCCCGGTTCGGCGCCGCCGTGACGGCCGACGCGGACGCCTGGGTCGGGACGGAGGGCGTCGAGCGCGCCGCGCTCGCGACGGGCGCGACCCAGTTCGAGTTGCTCGCCCGGCAGACCGAACGGGCCGTCCGCTCGCTGCGAGCGGCGGGGTACGACGGCGAGATAGCGGTCTACGCGCCCACCGTGCTGAGCGACGACGAGAACGAGATACTGGACGCAGTCGGCGCGTATACGGCGCGACGGAAACCAGTGGCGCGCGCGTTGCCCGATGGCGCAGCCGCGGACGGGACCGCCGACGGCCGCGCCCGCGAGGTGCTGTCGAAGGCCGTGCGGGACTACGCCCTGGTGGGCGACGAGGAAACCGTCCGCGAACGCGTCGAAGCGCTCCGCGAGGCGGGCGTCGACACCGTTGTCGCCTATCCCGCGGCCGGCATCGACGCCTTCCTGGCCTGA
- a CDS encoding sarcosine oxidase has product MDDSRSDPERRVAVVGGGAVGLTAAHDLATRDAAVTLYEARKVGGESTGRAAGILYDAFAEDVDARIGARAIERFRELSGDGDFALRETPYLWFVTEPGAKAAAIRDQVAGMQRHGRRVERIDAGTISERFPALRTDDVVEAAIARDAGVADTSAYADLLASKAADAGVEVLEQTRAAVRTDPPRVNGERYDAVLVAAGAHTKRLLADAGLSVPLKPYRVQALTAGGPGEMPTFYDATGGYYARPHPTGVLAGDGTEPVEADPESYDRAGDDWFVDAMRDRLTDRLPGYDPDVERAWAGLCTATPDRDPLLGELTDGLFVAAGWQGHGFMRAPATGEAIAEQMLGGDGIPAFDPARFTGDESFDIVEGMTVE; this is encoded by the coding sequence ATGGACGACTCACGCAGCGACCCGGAGAGGCGGGTCGCGGTGGTCGGTGGCGGCGCGGTGGGTCTCACCGCAGCCCACGACCTCGCGACGCGGGACGCCGCCGTGACGCTGTACGAGGCCAGAAAGGTCGGCGGTGAGAGCACCGGACGGGCCGCTGGCATTCTCTACGACGCGTTCGCCGAGGACGTCGACGCCCGCATCGGTGCGCGCGCCATCGAGCGGTTTCGTGAGCTCTCGGGCGACGGCGACTTTGCGCTCCGCGAGACGCCGTACCTCTGGTTCGTCACCGAACCTGGCGCGAAGGCTGCGGCCATCCGCGACCAGGTCGCGGGGATGCAGCGCCACGGCCGTCGCGTCGAGCGAATCGACGCCGGAACGATCTCCGAGCGCTTCCCTGCGCTCCGGACCGACGACGTGGTCGAAGCTGCCATCGCTCGGGACGCTGGCGTGGCGGACACGAGCGCGTACGCCGACCTGCTCGCGTCGAAGGCAGCGGACGCGGGCGTCGAGGTGCTGGAGCAGACGCGGGCGGCGGTCCGGACCGACCCACCCCGCGTGAACGGCGAGCGCTACGACGCCGTGCTGGTCGCGGCGGGTGCGCACACGAAGCGCCTGCTCGCCGACGCCGGCCTCTCGGTTCCGCTGAAGCCGTACCGCGTGCAGGCGCTCACCGCCGGTGGCCCCGGCGAGATGCCGACGTTCTACGACGCGACCGGGGGCTACTACGCCAGACCGCACCCGACGGGGGTGCTCGCGGGCGACGGCACCGAACCCGTCGAGGCGGACCCGGAGTCCTACGACCGGGCGGGCGACGACTGGTTCGTGGACGCGATGCGCGACCGTCTCACCGACCGGCTCCCGGGCTACGACCCCGACGTGGAGCGGGCGTGGGCGGGCCTCTGCACCGCCACGCCGGACCGCGACCCCCTGCTCGGCGAACTCACGGACGGGCTCTTCGTCGCCGCTGGCTGGCAGGGCCACGGCTTCATGCGCGCGCCGGCCACGGGCGAAGCAATCGCAGAACAGATGCTCGGTGGTGACGGCATCCCCGCGTTCGACCCGGCGCGGTTCACCGGCGACGAGTCCTTCGATATCGTCGAGGGGATGACCGTCGAGTAG
- a CDS encoding heat-shock protein Hsp20 produces MRGRRLAEAVGGAVLRRMGQAASQFQEESPLPVDVLESDDEYLVVFDVPGALTSDVQVNYADNTVSVRVDRFREYREGFDMLFPGRGLALDGETRLPGDAVVEADSAHAELNDDGTLYVFLPKGEGDSTRIDVTEGTQDEDVEAGEPTAESGAHASEPEDESDHDDVPLE; encoded by the coding sequence ATGAGGGGACGCAGGCTCGCCGAAGCGGTCGGCGGCGCGGTGCTGCGCCGGATGGGGCAGGCTGCCTCACAGTTCCAGGAGGAGTCGCCGCTCCCGGTCGACGTCCTGGAGAGCGACGACGAGTACCTCGTCGTCTTCGACGTCCCGGGCGCGCTGACCAGCGACGTCCAGGTGAACTACGCGGACAACACGGTGTCGGTACGCGTCGACCGCTTCCGGGAGTACCGCGAGGGGTTCGACATGCTGTTTCCCGGCCGCGGCCTGGCCCTGGATGGCGAAACGCGTCTGCCCGGCGACGCCGTCGTAGAGGCCGACAGCGCGCACGCCGAACTGAACGACGACGGCACGCTGTACGTCTTCCTGCCGAAGGGCGAGGGCGACAGCACCCGCATCGACGTCACCGAGGGAACTCAGGACGAGGACGTCGAGGCGGGTGAACCGACCGCCGAGAGTGGCGCACACGCCAGCGAACCGGAGGACGAGTCGGACCACGACGACGTCCCGCTCGAGTAG